The segment TAAATGACCTGTGTACACTTTTGGCTTCTTTATTATAAGTAACCAGGGTGACGTAGCAAAAAAATACAATGGTGTCTCaccatatttacatataaattactCAAATTCAAAATTACTGCCAATTACAAAACAGAAAGATAAGAGTTTGTATACTGTGCAATTATTCCTGCTAAACTTATAGGTGGGAGCAGGCCCGGGGTAAGTGTGAGATGGGAGATGAGAATCTATCTGGTCACTGTGTTCCTGTCATAGAGGGTACAACTTGCTACCCTGAAGATGTTTGTGGTAGGTAAATATTTCCTGTGTAATATGGACCCTAACCACTTAAGGATAATCCATGTTATTTTATTGGTGATTTAAGGCAAGAAACAGCTGTTTGTTTCTAATGTTTGAAGGAAACAATGCCTATATTTACGTCAATGACACAGGGCATGGCAACCTTTGGAGGATCCTTCTTAAGCAATATTTTTACCTCTATAGTCATTTCAGCATCTAACTTTGCTTAATGGTGACCCCACTATAGCACCAAATAACATTATTCTTAATTGCGCATGGCTCTTATAAGACAGATTTATAGACACATAGGTAGCCTCATGTCGTTAAGTGAATACGAAgctaaatatttactatattttatgaGGCTATAATACTTGATTGACATGAGACACTAATAGAATGTATTTattgtgtatgtttttatttcaggaggaAATGCGTTCTTCAGTGCACAGAATGCAGCAAAACCGCCATCTGATAAGTGCTCTGCAAGCCCTCCCTTACGACGGCAGTGTATTAGAGAAAATGGAAACAGAGCAAAAGCGCCCAGGAACACCGACAAAATGACTTCCGCAGAGACAAAAACTTCAGATACTGAGACAGAGCCTTTAAAACCAGTATCCACTGCAAACAAGTCAAGAAGGTCTACAGAGTTCAGAAATATACAGAAGCTACCTGTGGAAAGCAAGAGTGAAGAAACAAATACAGACATTGTTGAGCGCATCCTAAAAAGATGTCAGAAGGCAACACTGCTACaacaaaggagagaaggagagatgaAGGAAATAGAAAGACCTTTTGAGACATATAAGGAAAAtattgaattaaaagaaaatgatgaaaagatGAAAGCAATGAAGAGATCAAGAAGAACTTGGGGGCAGGAATGTGAACCAATGTCTGACCTGACAGACTTCAAGAGCTTGCCTGATACAGAACTCACGAAAGACACGGCACGTGGCCAGGATCTCCTCCaaacccaagatcatgccacggcaccaAAGAGTGAGAAGGGCAAAATCACTAAAATGCCCTGCCGGTCATCACAACCAGAACCAATAAACACCCCAACACACATAAAACAACGGCTGAAGGCATCCCAGGGGAGAGTGGGTGTGAAAGAAGAGCTCCTGGCAGTCGGCAAGCTCACACAGATGTCAGGGGAAACCACGCACACAGAGCCAGCAGGAGATGGCAAGAGCATTAGAATGTTTAAGGAGTCTCCAAAGCAGATCCTGGACCCAGCAGCCCATGTAACTGGAATGAAGAAGTGGCCAAGAACGCCTAAGGAAGAGGCCCAATCACTAGAAGACCTGGCTGGCTTCAAAGAGCTCTTCCAGACACCAGGTCCCGCTGAGGAATCAATGACTGAtgagaaaactaacaaaatagCCTGCAAATCTCCACCACCAGAATCAGTGGACACTCCAACAAGCACAAAGCAACGTCCTAAGAGAAGTCTTAGGAAAGCAAACATAGAGGAAGAATGCTTAGCACTCAGGAAACGAACACCATCAGCAGGGAAAGCCATGCACACGCCCAAACCAGCAGGAGGTGATGAGAAAGACATGAAAGCATTTATGGGAACTCCAGTGCAGAAACTGGACCTGGCAGGAACTTTACCTGGCAGCAAAAGACAGCTACAAACTCCTAAGGAAAAGGCCCAGGCTCTAGAAGACCTGGCTGGCTTTAAAGAGCTCTTTCAGACTCCTGGTCACACCGAGGAATTAGTGGCTGCCGGTAAAACCACTAAAATACCCTGCAAATCTCCACAGCCAGACCCAGTGGACACCCCAACAAGCACAAAGCAACTACCCAAGAGAAGTATCGGGAAAGCAGATGTAGAGGGAGAACTCTTAGCATTCAGGAAACTAACGCCATCAGCAGGCAAAGCCATGCACACGCCTAAACCATCAGTAGGTGAAGAGAAAGACATCAACACATTTGTGGGAACTCCAGTGCAGAAACTGGACCTGACAGAGAACTTAACCAGCAGCAAGAGACGGCCACAAACTCCTAAGGAAAAGGCCCAGGCTCTAGAAGACCTGACTGGCTTTAAAGAGCTCTTCCAGACCCCTGGTCATACTGAGGAAGCAGTGGCTGCTGGCAAGACTACTAAAATGCCCTGCAAATCTTCTCCACCAGAATCAGCAGACACCCCAACAAGCACAAGAAGGCAGCCCAAGACACCTTTGGGGAAAGGGGATGTACAGAAAGAGCTCTCATCCCTGAAGAAGCTCACACAGACATCAGGGGAAACCACACACACAGATAAAGTACCAGGAGCTGAGGATAAAAGCATCAACGTGTTTAGGGAAACTGCAAAGCAGAAACTGGACCCAGCAGCAAGTGTAACTGGCAACAAGAGGCAGCCAAAAACTAAGGAAAAGGCCCCACCCCTAGAAGACCTGGCCGGCTTGAAAGAGCTCTTCCAGACACCAGTATGCACTGACAAGCCCACGACTCATGAGAAAACTACCAAAATAGCCTGCAGATCACAACCAGACCCAGTGGACACACCAACAAGCTCCAAGCCACAGTCCAAGAGAAGTCTCAGGAAAGTGGACGTAGAAGAAGAATTCTTAGCACTCAGGAAACGAACACCATCAGCAGGCAAAGCCATGCACACACCCAAACCAGCAGTAAGTGGTGAGAAAAACATCTACGCATTTATGGGAACTCCAGTGCAGAAACTGGACCTGCCAGAGAACTTAACTGGCAGCAAGAGACGGCTACAAACTCCTAAGGAAAAGGCCCAGGCTCTAGAAGACCAGGCTGGCTTTAAAGAGCTCTTCCAGACACCAGGTCACACTGAGGAATCAATGACTAACGATAAAACTGCCAAAGTAGCCTGCAAATCTTCACAACCAGACCCAGACAAAAACCCAGCAAGCTCCAAGCGACAGCTCAAGACATCCCTGGGGAAAGTGGGCGTGAAAGAAGAGCTCCCAGCAGTTGGCAAGCTCACACAGACGTCAGGggagactacacacacacacacacagccaacaGGAGATGGTAAGAGCATGAAAGCATTTATGGAGTCTCCAAAGCAGATCTTAGACTCAGCAGCAAGTCTAACTGGCAGCAAGAGGCAGCCAAGAACTCCTAAGGGAAAGTCTGAAGTCCCCGAAGACCTGGCCGGCTTCAACGAGCTCTTCCAGACCCCAAGTCACACTAAGGAATCAAAGACGAATGAAAAAACTACCAAAATATCCTACAGAGCTTCACAGCCAGACCCAGTGGACACCCCAACAAGCTCCAAGCCACAGCCCAAGAGAAGTCTCAGGAAAGCAGACATTGAAGAAGAATTTTTAGCATTTAGGAAACGAACGCCATCAGCAGGCAAAGCCATGCACACACCCAAACCAGCAGTAGGTGAAGAGAAAGACATCAACACATTTATGGGAACTCCAGTGCAGAAACTGGACCTGCCAGGAAATTTACCTGGCAGCAAGAGACGGCTACAAACTCCTAAGGAAAAGGCCCAGGCTCTAGAAGACCTGACTGGCTTTAAAGAGCTCTTCCAGACCCCTGGTCATACTGAGGAAGCAGTGGCTGCTGGCAAGACTACTAAAATGCCCTGCAAATCTTCTCCACCAGAATCAGCAGACACCCCAACAAGCACAAGAAGGCAGCCCAAGACACCTTTGGGGAAAAGGGATGTACAGAAAGAGCTCTCATCCCTGAAGAAGCTCACACAGACATCAGGGGAAACCACACACACAGATAAAGTACCAGGAGCTGAGGATAAAAGCATCAACGTGTTTAGGGAAACTGCAAAGCAGAAACTGGACCCAGCAGCAAGTGTAACTGGCAACAAGAGGCAGCCAAAAACTAAGGAAAAGGCCCAACCCCTAGAAGACCTGGCCGGCTTGAAAGAGCTCTTCCAGACACCAGTATGCACTGACAAGCCCACGACTCATGAGAAAACTACCAAAATAGCCTGCAGATCACAACCAGACCCAGTGGACACACCAACAAGCTCCAAGCCACAGTCCAAGAGAAGTCTCAGGAAAGTGGACGTAGAAGAAGAATTCTTAGCACTCAGGAAACGAACACCATCAGCAGGCAAAGCCATGCACACACCCAAACCAGCAGTAAGTGGTGAGAAAAACATCTACGCATTTATGGGAACTCCAGTGCAGAAACTGGACCTGCCAGAGAACTTAACTGGCAGCAAGAGACGGCTACAAACTCCTAAGGAAAAGGCCCAGGCTCTAGAAGACCAGGCTGGCTTTAAAGAGCTCTTCCAGACACCAGGTCACACTGAGGAATCAATGACTAACGATAAAACTGCCAAAGTAGCCTGCAAATCTTCACAACCAGACCCAGACAAAAACCCAGCAAGCTCCAAGCGACAGCTCAAGACATCCCTGGGGAAAGTGGGCGTGAAAGAAGAGCTCCCAGCAGTTGGCAAGCTCACACAGACGTCAGGggagactacacacacacacacacagccaacaGGAGATGGTAAGAGCATGAAAGCATTTATGGAGTCTCCAAAGCAGATCTTAGACTCAGCAGCAAGTCTAACTGGCAGCAAGAGGCAGCCAAGAACTCCTAAGGGAAAGTCTGAAGTCCCTGAAGACCTGGCCGGCTTCAACGAGCTCTTCCAGACCCCAAGTCACACTAAGGAATCAATGACGAATGAAAAAACTACCAAAATATCCTACAGAGCTTCACAGCCAGACCCAGTGGACACCCCAACAAGCTCCAAGCCACAGCCCAAGAGAAGTCTCAGGAAAGCAGACACTGAAGAAGAATTTTTAGCATTTAGGAAACGAACGCCATCAGCAGGCAAAGCCATGCACACACCCAAACCAGCAGTAGGTGAAGAGAAAGACATCAACACATTTATGGGAACTCCAGTGCAGAAACTGGACCTGCCAGGAAATTTACCTGGCAGCAAGAGACGGCTACAAACTCCTAAGGAAAAGGCCCAGGCTCTAGAAGACCTGACTGGCTTCAGAGAGCTCTTCCAGACACCATGCACTGATAACCCCACGACTGATGAGAAAACTACCAAAATACTCTGCAAATCTCCACAATCAGACCCAGTGGGCACCCCAACAAGCACAAAGCAACGGCCCAAGAGAAGCCTCAAGAAAGCAGACGTAGAGGAAGAATTTTTAGCATTCAGGAAACTAACACCATCAGCAGGCAAAGCCATGCACACGCCTAAAGCAGCAGTAGGTGAAGAGAAAGACATCAACACATTTGTGGGGACTCCAGAGCAGAAACTGGACCTGCCAGGAAATTTACCTGGCAGCAAGAGACGGCCACAAACTCCTAAAGAAAAGGCCAAGGCTCTAGAAGACCTGGCTGGCTTCAAAGAGCCCTTCCAGACACCAGGTCACACTGAGGAATCAATGACTGATGACAAAATCACAGAAGTATCCTGCAAATCTCCACGGCCAGACCCAGTCAAAACCCCAACAAGCTCCAAGCGACAACTCAAGATATCCTCGGGGAAAGTAGGTGTGAAAGAAGAGGTCCTACCAGTCGGCAAGCTCACACAGATGTCAGGGAAGACCatgcagacacacagagagacagcaGGAGATGGAAAGAGCATCAGAGCGTTTAAGGAATCTGCAAAGCAGATGCTGGACCCAGCAAACTATGGAACTGGGACGAAGAGGTGGCCAAGAACACCTAAGGAAGAGGCCCAATCACTAGAAGACCTGGCCGGCTTCAAAGAGCTCTTCCAGACACCAGATCACACTGAGGAATCAACAACTGATGACAAAACTACCAAAATAGCCTGCAAATCTCCACCACCAGAATCAATGGACACTCCAACAAGCAAAAGGAGGCGGCCCAAAACGCCTTTGGGGAAAAGGGATATAGTGGAAGAGCTCTCAGCCCCGAAGAAGCtcacacagaccacacacacagacaaagtACCAGGAGGTGAGGATAAAAGCATCAATGTGTTTAGGGAAACTGCAGAACAGAAACTGGACCCAGCAGCAAGTGTAACTGGTAGGAAGAGGCAGCCAAGAACTCCTAAGGGAAAAGCCCAACCTCTAGAAGACCTGGTCGGCTTGAAAGAGCTCTTCCAGACACCAGTATGCACTGACAAGCCCACAACTGATCAGAAAACTACCAAAATAGCCTGCAGATCTCCAAACCCAGACCCAGTGGATACCCCAACAATCTTCAAGCCACAGTCCAAGAGAAGTCTCAGGAAAGCAGACGTAGAGGAAGAATTCTTAGCACTCAGGAAACGAACACCATCAGTAGGGAAAGCCATGGACACACCCAAACCAGCAGGAGGtgatgagaaagaaatg is part of the Symphalangus syndactylus isolate Jambi chromosome 2, NHGRI_mSymSyn1-v2.1_pri, whole genome shotgun sequence genome and harbors:
- the MKI67 gene encoding proliferation marker protein Ki-67 isoform X9; translation: MGPTRRLVTIKRSGVDGPHFPLSLSSCLFGRGVECDIRIQLPVVSKQHCKIEINEQEAILHNFSSTNPTQVNGSVIDEPVRLKHGDVITIIDRSFRYENESLQNGRKSTEFPRKIREQEPARHVSRSSFSSDPDESEGIPLKRRRVSFGGHLRPELFDENLPPNTPLKRGEAPTKRKSLVTHTPPVLKKIIKEQPQPSGKQESASEIHVEVKAQSLVISPPAPSPRKTPVASDQRRRSCKAAPASSSKSQTEVPKRGGRKSGNLPSKRVSISRSQHDILQMICSKRRSGASEANLIVAKSWADVVKLGAKQTQTKVIKHGPQRSMNKKQRRPATPKKPVGEVHSQFSTGHANSPCTIIIGKAHTEKVHVPARPYRMLNNFVSNQKMDFKEDLSGIAEMFKTPVKEQPQLTSTCHVAISDSENLLGKQFQGTDSGEEPLLPTSESFGGNAFFSAQNAAKPPSDKCSASPPLRRQCIRENGNRAKAPRNTDKMTSAETKTSDTETEPLKPVSTANKSRRSTEFRNIQKLPVESKSEETNTDIVERILKRCQKATLLQQRREGEMKEIERPFETYKENIELKENDEKMKAMKRSRRTWGQECEPMSDLTDFKSLPDTELTKDTARGQDLLQTQDHATAPKSEKGKITKMPCRSSQPEPINTPTHIKQRLKASQGRVGVKEELLAVGKLTQMSGETTHTEPAGDGKSIRMFKESPKQILDPAAHVTGMKKWPRTPKEEAQSLEDLAGFKELFQTPGPAEESMTDEKTNKIACKSPPPESVDTPTSTKQRPKRSLRKANIEEECLALRKRTPSAGKAMHTPKPAGGDEKDMKAFMGTPVQKLDLAGTLPGSKRQLQTPKEKAQALEDLAGFKELFQTPGHTEELVAAGKTTKIPCKSPQPDPVDTPTSTKQLPKRSIGKADVEGELLAFRKLTPSAGKAMHTPKPSVGEEKDINTFVGTPVQKLDLTENLTSSKRRPQTPKEKAQALEDLTGFKELFQTPGHTEEAVAAGKTTKMPCKSSPPESADTPTSTRRQPKTPLGKRDVQKELSSLKKLTQTSGETTHTDKVPGAEDKSINVFRETAKQKLDPAASVTGNKRQPKTKEKAQPLEDLAGLKELFQTPVCTDKPTTHEKTTKIACRSQPDPVDTPTSSKPQSKRSLRKVDVEEEFLALRKRTPSAGKAMHTPKPAVSGEKNIYAFMGTPVQKLDLPENLTGSKRRLQTPKEKAQALEDQAGFKELFQTPGHTEESMTNDKTAKVACKSSQPDPDKNPASSKRQLKTSLGKVGVKEELPAVGKLTQTSGETTHTHTQPTGDGKSMKAFMESPKQILDSAASLTGSKRQPRTPKGKSEVPEDLAGFNELFQTPSHTKESMTNEKTTKISYRASQPDPVDTPTSSKPQPKRSLRKADTEEEFLAFRKRTPSAGKAMHTPKPAVGEEKDINTFMGTPVQKLDLPGNLPGSKRRLQTPKEKAQALEDLTGFRELFQTPCTDNPTTDEKTTKILCKSPQSDPVGTPTSTKQRPKRSLKKADVEEEFLAFRKLTPSAGKAMHTPKAAVGEEKDINTFVGTPEQKLDLPGNLPGSKRRPQTPKEKAKALEDLAGFKEPFQTPGHTEESMTDDKITEVSCKSPRPDPVKTPTSSKRQLKISSGKVGVKEEVLPVGKLTQMSGKTMQTHRETAGDGKSIRAFKESAKQMLDPANYGTGTKRWPRTPKEEAQSLEDLAGFKELFQTPDHTEESTTDDKTTKIACKSPPPESMDTPTSKRRRPKTPLGKRDIVEELSAPKKLTQTTHTDKVPGGEDKSINVFRETAEQKLDPAASVTGRKRQPRTPKGKAQPLEDLVGLKELFQTPVCTDKPTTDQKTTKIACRSPNPDPVDTPTIFKPQSKRSLRKADVEEEFLALRKRTPSVGKAMDTPKPAGGDEKEMKAFMGTPVQKLDLPGNLPGIKRRPQTPKEKAQPLEDLTGFKELFQTPGTDKPTTDEKTTKIACKSPQPDPVDTPASTKQRPKRSLRKADVEEEFLALRKRTPSAGKAMHTPKPAVSDEKNTNTFVETPGQKLDLLGNLPGSKRQPQTPKEKAEALEDLAGFKELFQTPGHTEESMTDDKITEVSCKSPQPESFKTSRSSKQRLKISLVKVDMEEEPPAVSKLTRTSGGATQTHAQPVGDSKSIKAFKESPKQILGPAASVNGSRRQLRTRKEKARALEDLVDFKELFPARSHTEESMTVDKNTKIPCQSPPPELTDTATSTKRCPKTRLRKEVKEELSAVERLTQTSGQSTHTHKELASGDEGIKVFKQRTKKKPNPVEEEPSRRRPRASKEKAQPLEDLAGFKELSETSGHTQESLPAGKATKIPCKSPPLEVVDTTASTKRHLRTRVQKVQVKEEPSAVKFTQTSGETTDADKEPVGEDKGIKALKESAKQTPAPAASVTGRRRRPRAPRENAQAIEDLAGFKDPAPGHTEESMTDDKTTKIPCKSSPELEDTATSSKRRPRTRAQKVEVKEELLVVGKLTQTSGETTHTDKEPVGEGKGTKAFKQPAKRKLDAEDGIGSRRRPRAPKEKAQPLEDLASFQELSQTPGHPEELANGAADSFTSAPKQTPDSGKPLKISRRVLRAPKVEPVGDMVSTRDPVKSQSKSNTSLPPLPFKRGGGKDGSVMGTKRLRRMPAPEEIVEELPASKKQRVAPRARGKSPKPVVITKRSLRTSAKRIEPAEELNSNDMKTNKEEHKLQDSVPENKGISLRSRRQNKTDVEQQITEVFVLAERIEINRNEKKPMKTSPEMDIQNPDDGARKPMPRDKVSENKRCLRSVRQNESSQPKVAEESGGQKSTRFLMQNQEGKGEAGNSDSRCLRSRKTKSQSPASTLESESAQRVRRGVKRCAENPKKAEDNVCVKKIRTRSHRDSEDI
- the MKI67 gene encoding proliferation marker protein Ki-67 isoform X8 produces the protein MICSKRRSGASEANLIVAKSWADVVKLGAKQTQTKVIKHGPQRSMNKKQRRPATPKKPVGEVHSQFSTGHANSPCTIIIGKAHTEKVHVPARPYRMLNNFVSNQKMDFKEDLSGIAEMFKTPVKEQPQLTSTCHVAISDSENLLGKQFQGTDSGEEPLLPTSESFGGNAFFSAQNAAKPPSDKCSASPPLRRQCIRENGNRAKAPRNTDKMTSAETKTSDTETEPLKPVSTANKSRRSTEFRNIQKLPVESKSEETNTDIVERILKRCQKATLLQQRREGEMKEIERPFETYKENIELKENDEKMKAMKRSRRTWGQECEPMSDLTDFKSLPDTELTKDTARGQDLLQTQDHATAPKSEKGKITKMPCRSSQPEPINTPTHIKQRLKASQGRVGVKEELLAVGKLTQMSGETTHTEPAGDGKSIRMFKESPKQILDPAAHVTGMKKWPRTPKEEAQSLEDLAGFKELFQTPGPAEESMTDEKTNKIACKSPPPESVDTPTSTKQRPKRSLRKANIEEECLALRKRTPSAGKAMHTPKPAGGDEKDMKAFMGTPVQKLDLAGTLPGSKRQLQTPKEKAQALEDLAGFKELFQTPGHTEELVAAGKTTKIPCKSPQPDPVDTPTSTKQLPKRSIGKADVEGELLAFRKLTPSAGKAMHTPKPSVGEEKDINTFVGTPVQKLDLTENLTSSKRRPQTPKEKAQALEDLTGFKELFQTPGHTEEAVAAGKTTKMPCKSSPPESADTPTSTRRQPKTPLGKGDVQKELSSLKKLTQTSGETTHTDKVPGAEDKSINVFRETAKQKLDPAASVTGNKRQPKTKEKAPPLEDLAGLKELFQTPVCTDKPTTHEKTTKIACRSQPDPVDTPTSSKPQSKRSLRKVDVEEEFLALRKRTPSAGKAMHTPKPAVSGEKNIYAFMGTPVQKLDLPENLTGSKRRLQTPKEKAQALEDQAGFKELFQTPGHTEESMTNDKTAKVACKSSQPDPDKNPASSKRQLKTSLGKVGVKEELPAVGKLTQTSGETTHTHTQPTGDGKSMKAFMESPKQILDSAASLTGSKRQPRTPKGKSEVPEDLAGFNELFQTPSHTKESKTNEKTTKISYRASQPDPVDTPTSSKPQPKRSLRKADIEEEFLAFRKRTPSAGKAMHTPKPAVGEEKDINTFMGTPVQKLDLPGNLPGSKRRLQTPKEKAQALEDLTGFKELFQTPGHTEEAVAAGKTTKMPCKSSPPESADTPTSTRRQPKTPLGKRDVQKELSSLKKLTQTSGETTHTDKVPGAEDKSINVFRETAKQKLDPAASVTGNKRQPKTKEKAQPLEDLAGLKELFQTPVCTDKPTTHEKTTKIACRSQPDPVDTPTSSKPQSKRSLRKVDVEEEFLALRKRTPSAGKAMHTPKPAVSGEKNIYAFMGTPVQKLDLPENLTGSKRRLQTPKEKAQALEDQAGFKELFQTPGHTEESMTNDKTAKVACKSSQPDPDKNPASSKRQLKTSLGKVGVKEELPAVGKLTQTSGETTHTHTQPTGDGKSMKAFMESPKQILDSAASLTGSKRQPRTPKGKSEVPEDLAGFNELFQTPSHTKESMTNEKTTKISYRASQPDPVDTPTSSKPQPKRSLRKADTEEEFLAFRKRTPSAGKAMHTPKPAVGEEKDINTFMGTPVQKLDLPGNLPGSKRRLQTPKEKAQALEDLTGFRELFQTPCTDNPTTDEKTTKILCKSPQSDPVGTPTSTKQRPKRSLKKADVEEEFLAFRKLTPSAGKAMHTPKAAVGEEKDINTFVGTPEQKLDLPGNLPGSKRRPQTPKEKAKALEDLAGFKEPFQTPGHTEESMTDDKITEVSCKSPRPDPVKTPTSSKRQLKISSGKVGVKEEVLPVGKLTQMSGKTMQTHRETAGDGKSIRAFKESAKQMLDPANYGTGTKRWPRTPKEEAQSLEDLAGFKELFQTPDHTEESTTDDKTTKIACKSPPPESMDTPTSKRRRPKTPLGKRDIVEELSAPKKLTQTTHTDKVPGGEDKSINVFRETAEQKLDPAASVTGRKRQPRTPKGKAQPLEDLVGLKELFQTPVCTDKPTTDQKTTKIACRSPNPDPVDTPTIFKPQSKRSLRKADVEEEFLALRKRTPSVGKAMDTPKPAGGDEKEMKAFMGTPVQKLDLPGNLPGIKRRPQTPKEKAQPLEDLTGFKELFQTPGTDKPTTDEKTTKIACKSPQPDPVDTPASTKQRPKRSLRKADVEEEFLALRKRTPSAGKAMHTPKPAVSDEKNTNTFVETPGQKLDLLGNLPGSKRQPQTPKEKAEALEDLAGFKELFQTPGHTEESMTDDKITEVSCKSPQPESFKTSRSSKQRLKISLVKVDMEEEPPAVSKLTRTSGGATQTHAQPVGDSKSIKAFKESPKQILGPAASVNGSRRQLRTRKEKARALEDLVDFKELFPARSHTEESMTVDKNTKIPCQSPPPELTDTATSTKRCPKTRLRKEVKEELSAVERLTQTSGQSTHTHKELASGDEGIKVFKQRTKKKPNPVEEEPSRRRPRASKEKAQPLEDLAGFKELSETSGHTQESLPAGKATKIPCKSPPLEVVDTTASTKRHLRTRVQKVQVKEEPSAVKFTQTSGETTDADKEPVGEDKGIKALKESAKQTPAPAASVTGRRRRPRAPRENAQAIEDLAGFKDPAPGHTEESMTDDKTTKIPCKSSPELEDTATSSKRRPRTRAQKVEVKEELLVVGKLTQTSGETTHTDKEPVGEGKGTKAFKQPAKRKLDAEDGIGSRRRPRAPKEKAQPLEDLASFQELSQTPGHPEELANGAADSFTSAPKQTPDSGKPLKISRRVLRAPKVEPVGDMVSTRDPVKSQSKSNTSLPPLPFKRGGGKDGSVMGTKRLRRMPAPEEIVEELPASKKQRVAPRARGKSPKPVVITKRSLRTSAKRIEPAEELNSNDMKTNKEEHKLQDSVPENKGISLRSRRQNKTDVEQQITEVFVLAERIEINRNEKKPMKTSPEMDIQNPDDGARKPMPRDKVSENKRCLRSVRQNESSQPKVAEESGGQKSTRFLMQNQEGKGEAGNSDSRCLRSRKTKSQSPASTLESESAQRVRRGVKRCAENPKKIQNSGKYSCPDRPSSARTRKLQLPRRGKIPRCPQYLLHSQAEDNVCVKKIRTRSHRDSEDI